CCTCCTTTCTGTACTTCACACAGCAGCACACCCTTATTGGACTGCACtgaatgttatttattttattttttctttaaacTCATATCGACTTCCATTTCATAATTGAAGTAAACAAGCCTGCTGTGCCGAGAAACACAAACTATAACTTTCGTTTTGACTTTTGCATGCACTGGCTGAGGGTGCAGTACTAACTGGCAAGATCTGATGAAACCTGTTTTCCGGCAGGTTTCAGTGTAACAGTAGAGGAGACCAGTGGCAGTTGCCACACCATGAATTGCATTAATCAGAACTAACGTGATGTTACCTATGTGACCTAATGTGAATGAAAGAAAATTAACAAATTATTATTGAATCATATATTTGAATCGAATCAACCAAATGATCCAAAAGCCTTATCAAGTGAATTGTGTGTATGATGTGTCCCTCACCAACCCTATTCAGTGGATTGACCGGATTAAAGACCCAGTGGGAAACTGAAGTCACTGTGAAATCACTCGATATACatctgctttacaaaaaaacagcCAGACTCTTTAGGTTCTCAGCATAAAGTAGGTCACTGTTCCAAAAGTAAGTAATAGAAGATATATTCAGTATCTCTGCACCACCTTACCCTAAAAGCTTTAAACCCTGACCTTTTTGTGTTGCCTTCTAATGTATTTCTTTTACATAAAAATTATCTCTATAGGATTTAATAAAAGGAGCATATATACAGACTTAGTTtattttgatgtgtgtgtgtaaaggctGTTACACACCGAGCCGATTATCGGCGTCGATAGATGtcgggccgtcgatgagcgtcgtgtcgccctactcagattgttgTGTACTGCACcatcgtgtcttttcggccgtgccgacaccttccgtcggccaaagaaatccctctgattggctgttcagcttagcgaatcagtgcatgagaagcgaaacggaagtttcaaaacaaactattaagaaggcaaatctgagatttaatTGAcctccaggggggtatactacgaaacaggattttcgcttagccggctaacttcagggaaaactcggggtttccggtcctacgaagctggttctctttttagcgggctagatctccatggtgattTATCCTAGAACCTAGTCTGTGCTCCGaagcaggataggttccaggataagagatcaactcagcgaaagcaccacgcctgctgaccaatcagagctcagtgtgcggaggaaatacagtttaaactgccgttgcaggaaagacagccggccaaaatcaccgactgtgtgaacgtaaaaatgaatagaacatcacctcccatcttcagagcaatctgactattataactattatactattatgttaagaaagcttaattaaatatctgccacaacataagtaaccggatcaaagtaacattacgttgcctgcagtccgcggcactgtgagtgcagacgtcgatgtgtcccattatcattcatatcacatcatatcacatGCATCATAATGtctcatatatttccttatctgagtcagctgagccgtatctggccgtgcaacactcacagtgtcacatactgtatgcagaagtattattttaagcaacacattaagttgacgaaacactcgagacaaatgtaattgaagtcagatcgtgttttagacggggcagtgatatcataaacctgttaatgtacgcattcaaacactttttctttttccagctgtattcaccttgcaggtgcagctctgtggcttttatcctggataaagtgtttaagtcatggatgtttaaagtttaacttcttcatatgtctaatattatagttgacttttcattcaggaagtatgacgctgcgctgtcagtacgcttctccatgtttgtgattggtcgaatgctccaaataccacccctttcatgtgaaatCCACTTGAttacccgcgtcgtagtacagtttagcgagagcgcgtatgttttggattaggccaaccggctaactcaaacatatccaggttaggttgaaccagcttcgtagtacaggcccctgctctcgacacaggttcgggaaagccccatgagcttctcgctgtagagtgaacatggaacacacacgctatttattgtttgtttgtatcacgcagtctgtcttccggttgttgcctcttttgaatgacgaatacacactaccgccgcctactggtaaggagagttattgccgctcacgcatgcgcagttcgtacgtgctacttggccgtcggatgaagtctttgcggtgtgttccagtgcgacacatggccaacacgcaggagacgtgaggtgACGTTCCGTCGGGACATGTTCTTTGGTGTGTAAGAGGCTTAAGACACATTGAAAGTGCTTTGTGTGAGGAACCGTGCAACATAAATACGCCTGCCAGTGCCTACACCCACAAAGCCACACGGTTCAGAGCACAGGCTCCGGGGAACATTTCATGTTTTAAAACGCTACATCCTGTGGTTTCATCATGGAACAACTGACACAGTTTGTATTTCTTTTGGGTAACTAATATAAATGCTTCGATTAAAAAGGTCAAGTTAACTGATTTCATTACtggatactttaaaaaaaatcttcatgTGGTCATTCAATCAAAAATCCACGCGTAAATCATAACAGAGTGAAACACTGTGTGCAGTAAAGTGTAAGATGGTGAGCACTCACCTGGCGCTTTTGGATGAAGAGCTGTGCTCCCTTCAGGGCCCCGGCCATGTTCTGGCAAAGTCTCTGGCGCTCCTCTTCCTTCAGCACCTGCGTGTAGAAGGTGCAAACCTGCAAAGAAAGTAGATCAAATCCTTGAAAACCTGATCATAACGGTACGTCTACACGTGTCCGTCGCGGAaccttgccggtgggcgtgtctggcgtgcaaccaacaaccaatcacattcatctcccgccccggacacacaagcacgcggtttgatttgctagagcttgtactggcatatgatttgattggctggcgcttccattGACGCTTGAAAAGTttaacttttctcaactttcgaagcgagcaacggaggcaaCGCGTCGAACCACAATGcggttcggcaaagcgtgacgtcacccaattcaaagtgaatgggaagcgtctccATTGAAGCACGCGACGgagccgtgtggacgtaccgtaaggatTCAATTAGATAACATACATTTTAGTCATCTAAATTGGGCTTTATTTTTGTCACGGCAGCTTTATTACACTAATTAAAAATGCATTATATTGAAAAACTACCAAAAATAAACCGAATAAATAAACCACTGTAAATATGTACATATCAAGagtagaaaatatatatatcaatagaGTATATCAAGAAAACACAATATAAAATGTACAAAATAACTTAACCCTCTGTGGTAGTCCAAGCTACTTcacatgatcaaataaagtgtgATTGATTCAGGTTTTTATACAGACTTGCATTTGAAAAAGATTATGTAAACTGGGATCCTATTTCCACGATCCAGTGCAGGGTAAAGCTAAAACCCCTCCGTTTaaagacacatgtttatgtataaaagacatgaaaagtggattttgcataataggtgacctttgacCCATAACTGATGGGCCTTATGGTGATTTTCTAACACAACACAGCACATGCGTATAAAAGTGACCCAGTTACAGACATTATTTGTACCTGTGTGTAATTGTCTTCATCTGCACTGTTGTAGCGGGCCACATCTGGAGACACCTGGAACTTGGACTCCAGAGACTGAGGCTGGGTGTCCGGGGCACTGAAGCTGTTGGGAAAATAGTTTGGAGCGCCACCTAGAGGCAAGACAGACCAAACACGGGTGAGTATGGGTAGGGAGAGAAAATGCTGCTCAAATACTGAAGTAACTGAGACAATACAAAGGAAGGGATACTCAAATTGTGGAAGGTCTCTGGTTTAAAAATATGGCATGTTGTAAAGTCTTTTAGACATTCTCACAGCTTTGATAATTGGTAGATAATTGGGTTTTTTCTAAATAATCAGTTAGGGTCAGCGTGTAAACAAGCTATTACAAGGAAGTGGGGAAAGGTGGTTCAAAGGAAAAAGttgtaaaaaacaaacatatgtTAAATCTACAAAAACCACAACTGGAAGCAAATTaggaaaaatgtaaattataaaaCACTCAAAACGGCAACACCAAAACAAAGCATGAAAACAATCTGaaaaagatggaaacatttatagTAAGGAATTTCCCAGTGTAGGTTtttaatatagttttttttggcCAGTGAAATGGTTGATGTCACAAATCGATCCTGCTTGTTTATAATATGGGAGTCTTGAAATACTGAACTACTATGATGTTACTATGCTAAATATGGGTAATGAAGTAGTACATTGCATTTTATACATTCTAAATGGCGACATCTGTTGGTTGCTATTGGTATTGCATTTGGTGGTGGAGGTGCGATTGGACCCTCTGCTGGAAAACCCAAGTATTGCCAAAGCTACAATGCTCTACTGATATAAGGTCATCAAAACTTAAATGAATGACTCCATAGATTACACAAGATACACATTTTCACACTATCCACATCTGCTGCTAcaacagttaaaggtggggtaggtaagtttcagaaaccggctcgagatacactttttgttatattccatggaatactcttaacatcccgatagcaatgaatatcttaagtgctttgacaaaaaatccataaaaaaatgtcatctgtagaagccgtaatactgtaaaaagtacaaccaatccgtttagccgggccggcctacctgcctgtcagccttccatcggggcacaaacttatatcgtgccctcattggtcatgtgcgcgttcgtgtgtgttggaggaggggctctgtaaggaagtggcagattttctctggTTGtggattttcaaattctagcgatctcgagccggtttctcaaacttacctacctttTCTTATTTTTATAACTACCGAtttttattccatattttattccattACATTGCAAGgtaaatactgttatattttattatattttttattattttttatagtTCTCTACCTGTGTTTTCAACTATTGTTTTAATTTTATGTAAACCgcaacatcaagtcaaattccttgtacgtgtaaacctacctggtaataaacctgtttctgattcactgtattcacaaagacacacacacacacacacacacaccttggttGTCAAACATGCACATGGGGCCATCGCGCTGGTAGTTGGCCACGCGGGTCCTGAAGGGACAGTTGACGGGGAGCTGCAGGTAGTTTGCTCCCAGCCGGTGTCGATGTGTGTCTGGGTAAGAGAAGAGACGACCCTACACAACGGCATGATGGGAGAGAAACAAGACATAGCACCGTGAGACTCCTTTAAGTTTCTTTATTGATGAGAACCTTCACACTAAGCATGTTTTCAGCTGTTTATTTACACGCATTGGTGCAGAGAAAAACATCCATGCATTTGTTTTAGCACACTGAGAACATGCCCTTTGAAATGGCAACACAAAGATAATGGTTATTAAAGGTTAAAAATGGCAGCAGATACATTTTTTTCCCTACAATTACGTAGAACATCTCCCGGTTTCTTTACAATCAGCCTGaaaaaagaataaagaaaaGACTGTCGTTGTTTTACCTGCAGCATCTTGTCGGGGCTCGCCTCGATGCCAGGCGGCATGTTGCTGGGGTCAAAGGCCAGCTGCTCTATCTCGGCAAAGTAGTTCACTGCATTCCTGTTGAGGACCATTTTGCCCACAGGGATCAAAGGGTATTCTTTTTGAGACCAAACCTGAGTGAGAAAAAACCAGTGAGCTGAAAAAGACTGCACCATAAAGCTGGAAGGGCAAACACAACACACCCAGGGAGGTAGTTCACATGTAGGCAACACATCAACTCATTTCAAAATTGTAGAAATATTTGAAACTAGATATCTGATGTAGGTCCCAAACATTTCTTTTTGCACACAACACTTATTACTTTAATAATTAATCATTCAATAATTGGAGAGGTTAAAGATCTTTGATTTTAGTGTTCTCTTTTTTTCTCCAGCTTGTTACCAGAGTGATCAAAACGGTAAGACAGGTTAATagggcggctgtggctcagtggatagagtgctggacttctaattagggggtagcaagttcgaaccccactgcagtcagcatgtcattgtgtccctgggcaagacacttcacccaaattgctcctgtggggattttcCACAGTACTGAAGTCGACATATACACTTTTGTTGTATTCATTATTTGTCTATTGATTGATAAATAATTCAATTTTCTTCTGTGACATCacagtaatattcacaaatATGCAATTGTGttcattatatatataataaaacacGTGGTGCAGTCACTTCTCTTGATTAGACTGTTCCTCGTTCAACCAAATGGCTTAGAACACCTAACAAAGCTGTGCACCTACAAACACACCTGGTATAATGTCAACAGATTAATTAAAAAGAACATTTAAGTATCCTACAAGAGGTTTCAAAGTGACTCCATCTGAAGCTTTTAATAACGGCTTGTCTCAAACATTTGTTCGTTCTGCTGTGGAGGGATGTGGTACCTTGGTGAGATCGAAGGGGTTGAACTGGAAGGTCTCCGCCTGCTCGAAGGTCATGATCTGGATGAAGAAGGTCCAGGATGGGAAGTTTCCATTAGCAATGGCGTTGTAAAGATCTCCAATGGCGTAATCTGGGTTGCTGGCAGCCAGGCGTTCTGCGTCCTCCCCTGACATGTTCTTTATTCCTTGATcagtctaaaaaaaaaaaacacaacatgtcaACAACAAATGACTTCCTGTAACTATGCAATGCCAAAACCCCAGGAGGTGAATCTGAAAGGACACGAGTGTTAACCCTGGGTTCTGACTGACCTTGAAGTGGAACTTGCAGTAGAAAGGCTTTCCTTGGGTATTGACCATTTTGAAAGTGTGTGAGCCGTAGCCGTTCATATGACGGAAACCATCAGGCAAACCTCGGTCGCTGAACAAGAAAGACACctgagcaggaggacagaagacACACGATCATGAGTCCTGCAAACTTTTCATGTATAAATACttactttaattaaaaacaGTCATGTGAAGTGCCTTCAACTGAGGAATTTAGCTTTCTGTAATAATCCTCTGTAGACTTAAGATCTACAAGGGGCTCAGCAGCAGCTACCTGATGCAGACTCTCAGGCCTCAGGCTCCAGAAGTCCCACACCATGTCGGGGTCTTTCATGTGGGTCTGGGGATTGCGCTTCTGGGAATGGATGAAGGACGGGAACTGCATGGGGAAAAAGAGGAACGTTAATGTGAGACGAGAGGAATGTGGTTGGGTGAAGCTCTTTCTACAATCTACTCCTATATTTTTTTGATAAGTTCAAAGCTTtaaaaaggtcccctattatactgttcttcatcaatatattatagctctcagatatatacaaaacatgtctctgaagtgtttggctcgaaataccaaacagatcgttgcagcattacccataatcccctctgtttcaggcctgtttcaaaagtgctgattctctgtctgttactttagatgaaaataaggagcccctccccatgcccctctgagagacatttggttaaaaagaacacaatggggctctaggaggagatgcaggtgataagggggggggggggggggggggttaccttggttgctgattggctaatggttacacaagccaaaacatcattatgacatcataaagtcagctcattttcagacaggtttttatataaatggatcaggacaaaaagtgttgatgtagaaaagacatgaaaaagtggattttgcataataggtgacctttaaaaccattatttattAACGTTGTAGTCCTCCCACTGATAACAGATTTTGATTGGTTCACACACCACCGACACTCACCAGCAGGGCGTCCCTGATGAAGAAGATGGGGGTGTTGTTGCCCGTCAGGTCCCAGTTTCCCTCCTCAGTGTAAAACTTAACTGCAAATCCTCGGGGGTCTCGCACGGTGTCTGCTGATCCCGATTCTCCAGCTGAAATCAAATGCAAATAAGACAAAACAGTCATTAGTCAAATAATAGTTCAGAATTCAACAGACACTGACGGAGCCATTGTTCTTTTTTCAAAGTAAAGTAGGGCTTCACTGATTAGTTGATCAAGCCATTAGTGGAAATCTGTTGTGTTATAGATCAGCGGTTTGAAAAGACTCATCAGACTGAGTTGGAGTTCAAGGGGCTGATAGGAAGAGggcaaatatccaaaacaccCTTGCAAGACACCATGCACCTTGCCACTCATACTTATCTCAATAGAACCGAATCAAATGTGTGGGGCGAACTGTAATCTTTTCATATTTACTTAAAAGATACTTAAATTAAAAAAACctccatcagaacaacataTTTTCTTATATCTCCTTTTGTAAAACTCATATTTTCAAGACagataattaaattaaattaaactaTTCTCGAGCAGCATTTCTTACCTAGCGTTTTTATGGGAAATAATAGATTATGCTGTTTCTGTGGTTtgaatacatatatatgtgtttgaTCTTTTTGGGGGGAAACCCGTTTGCATAAAGTAAGACTGAAACAATAGAGGAAATGGTTATTCTTACCCACAGTGGAGAAACGGACAGCGACAGGTGTAGCCTTGCCGACATGTTCAAACAGTTTGGCCTTGCAGTAGCGAGAGATGTCGTGAGTCACCTCAAAGTAACCAAAGGCTCCTGAATCACGGAGGGAGAATAACGAGACCGGTCTTCATTTGCTCATATTCATATATCAGCTGAACAAGTCTGCTTCAAAGCTCTTTAGTTGATTGCACGTTACGATACATTGGAGAAAAGCAACAAGAAGGAGTTACTTAACAAAGTCTGGGACCTAGATGGGATCACCTTGCACGGATTAGCATTTTTCTGGAGCTAATCTACCAATGAATGACCTTGATTTGAGTTGTGCCTACTTTACGGTCAGTAATCTAAATTGACTTTGGCAGGTTATGCAGCcagatttgaacatttcttgtgTGCGTGTTCGTTGCAAATCATTAAAATGTAGAAATACTTGTATCATCTGGAAAGAACTTAATCCTGTTGCTGAGATAGTGTTGTGCTATGCCTTTATGTGTGTTTATCATAGTATTATAGTTAGATTTACATGAAAACTACGCATCAGGATACAGATTACATTATATCACAGAAACAGTTGAAACATCACACAATTGTAACTCTGTTTAAAGAGTCAACTGATTATCTAGAAGTACACTGTTTACAGAAGGAGGAGGTGGAAGAAACAATGAGATCCTTTTTGCAATAAGAAACGGGATCTCAGAGTTTTGAGAAACAGAAACCACTACttcaatgtttaatgtcaatctGCTGAAGTTTCTCAGACTCAGTTACAAAGGCGAGTCTGCTCCCTGGCCAGCACTCACCCCCCCCTTTGGCATGCACCACCCTCTCTGGGATGCGTTCCCGGTCAAAGTGGGCCATCTCGTCTGTGAACACCACGTCCTGGACCAGCAGGGGGCCCCTGGGTCCGGCAGTCTGCAGGTTCAGCTTGTCTCCTATGGGATGGCCGGCCCCTGTGGTCAGAGTGTCGGGCCTCTGTTGCAAGAATAATCCATGTTAGAGATAATTAAAGGACGAGTCATCGCTGCAGAGGTTCAAATCCAACCTGTGGCCCCGAGCTGGATGTCCTCCTATCTCTCTATTTTAACTAAATAAACCAACACATTCATTTTCACAAGTACTTTTGTTTCAAGTGTGCATGATTAAGAATCAAATAATGTTGCAAACAAATCGTACTATAATTTATAATAGGCTGGAGAGGCCAAGGTAACAACTTTTGtaatatataaattaaatatgtatAAATATAAACAAAATAAGCAACGCAAATTTACATTGAAGAAGCCAGTTCTTTTGTCCTTTCTAGCTGTTTTCAGTGAGCTGTTAAACTGAAAGATGGACACAAACTTTGACTTTAGCTTAAATAACTGAAGCAAAACTGTTGCACATTAATTTCTGTCTACCGGCCAATCTTTTAAATCAACTAACTATCTCATTGTCTCTATTTTAATTCCTTCCTACGTAGAGCTGAGGCAACTAaatcagggtttcccacacatagactatacttgggcgagccgcccaggtatattaacggccgcccaagtatatttagtttttttataatttttttataattttttttttattcgtccgtgaccacgacgccatctgcgatcgattaacttgtggacaatgatccctcgctcccttgcactaatctcgcctccttctggcctgttaagtggcctgcctcacacagggtgactggctgtccacatgatgtggcctgccgacatggccactgtcatacagatcataaatcaaagcccttgattggtctctgtgtgtcattcaagctcgggataacctcagctcaggtgaggtaaaggactctctgagtgtttagatagttaacttagtctaagttctcagtgggtctcaaacggtgtggtcaccagttatgtaaacacatatttccatttgagagggtagtgattggtctaatggatagcgaggtgggctgaagatcggaaggctgtgagttcaaatcccgcgaggaacaccaccactagtgtgcccttgagtaaggcacttagcccttagttactccagggagaatgtccctgtaatcggtcattataagtcgctttggataaaagcgtcagctaaatgaaatgtaatgtgattagtcaaatatgcatgaataaataaataaaaagttaactg
This region of Pseudochaenichthys georgianus chromosome 6, fPseGeo1.2, whole genome shotgun sequence genomic DNA includes:
- the cat gene encoding catalase, encoding MADNRDKATDQMKAWKQSRDSQRPDTLTTGAGHPIGDKLNLQTAGPRGPLLVQDVVFTDEMAHFDRERIPERVVHAKGGGAFGYFEVTHDISRYCKAKLFEHVGKATPVAVRFSTVAGESGSADTVRDPRGFAVKFYTEEGNWDLTGNNTPIFFIRDALLFPSFIHSQKRNPQTHMKDPDMVWDFWSLRPESLHQVSFLFSDRGLPDGFRHMNGYGSHTFKMVNTQGKPFYCKFHFKTDQGIKNMSGEDAERLAASNPDYAIGDLYNAIANGNFPSWTFFIQIMTFEQAETFQFNPFDLTKVWSQKEYPLIPVGKMVLNRNAVNYFAEIEQLAFDPSNMPPGIEASPDKMLQGRLFSYPDTHRHRLGANYLQLPVNCPFRTRVANYQRDGPMCMFDNQGGAPNYFPNSFSAPDTQPQSLESKFQVSPDVARYNSADEDNYTQVCTFYTQVLKEEERQRLCQNMAGALKGAQLFIQKRQVENLKAVHEDYGNRVQSLLNKYNAENKKNTEVHVYSRPGASAIAASSKM